In Euphorbia lathyris chromosome 10, ddEupLath1.1, whole genome shotgun sequence, a single genomic region encodes these proteins:
- the LOC136209644 gene encoding ARF guanine-nucleotide exchange factor GNOM-like isoform X1, with translation MGHLNLQSGSYPFDREFKGCPVKATKGSLACMVNSEIGAVLAVMRRNVRWGIRYVTDDDQLEHSLIHSLKELRKQIFSWQDKWDNIDPAIYLMPFLDVIRSDETGAPITGVALSSVYKILTLDVLDVDTVKVDEAMHLIVDAVTTCRFEVTDPASEEVALMKILQVLLACMKSRASSKLNNQHVCNIVNTCFRVVHQASSKGELLQRIARHTMHELVRCIFSHLPDMDNNGDKFFDRDSSVPGEVDALSKDDSFGSKLLDNGNVRVESDGQSATVDATSDLMGKLQHGKDEEKIDAGNGMETAENGEKLMMDPFGVPCVVEIFSFLCSLLNLIEHIEIGSRSNPIAYDEDVPLFALGLINSAIELGGPSFSKHPALLSAIQGELFRNLMQFGLSMSPLILSTVCSIVLNLYHHLRVELKVQLEAFFSNVLMRIAQSKHGSSYQLQEVAMEALVDLCRQQTFMAEMYASFDCDITCCDVFEDLANLLSKNAFPVNGPLSAMHIVALDGLISMIKDMGDRLGNELSLSEEALEDSEGYKSFWTMKCQNYSDPNYWIPHVRKMRRIKRRLMVGVDHFNRDPKKGLEFLQGINLLPDKLEPQSVASFFRYTAGLDKNLLGDYLGNHDEFCIQVLQEFVRTFDFRGMNMDTALRLFLGTFRLPGESQKIQRVLEAFADRYYKQSPQILANKDAALVMSYSLILLNTDQHNVQVKKKMTEEDFIRNNRRTNGGNDFPREYLSDLYRSICESEIQMIPEQGSGFPLMTSGRWINVQHKSKITSPFIVCDSQALLDHDMFTILSGPTIAAMSVVFDQTEHEEVLKTCVEGYLAIAKISASYHLDDVLDDLVVSLCKFTDHLTPLSVDDAILVFGDDTKARMATTTVFTIVNRYGDYIRNGWKNILDCVLSFHKLGLLPARLASDATDDMESSYDLERTKPSPSPSLTSNTPSGITPRKSSGLMGRFSLFLSFDVEEPRSLPTEEQLAAHQRTRETIESCHIDSIFTESKFLQAESLLQLVRSLILAASRHCKGTSSSEDEGSAVFCLELLVAVTLNNRDRILLIWQEVYEYINSVVQSTTMPSVVVEKAVFGLLRICQRLLPYKENLADELLKSLQLILKLDARVADAYCEPITQEVMRLVKANAVHIRSHMGWRTITSLLSITARHPEASETGFETLAFIMADGAHLLPSNYILCVDAARQFAESRLGDVERSISSLDMMSGSVFCLRRWYSEAKVSVRREVAVKVSEDVGEMWLRLVQGLRKVCLDHREEVRNHAVLMLQRCMAEVDAIHFSNALWFQCFDLVIFTLLDDLLDISLDSSSKNYRQLEESLVLAMKVMTKAYLQQLQDLSHQPSFCRLWLGVLNRMERCMKAKFREKRGEKIHELVPELLKNILLVMKTTGLLMPSDDIGGDSFWQLTWLHVKNICPSLQSEVFPDDELEQMQAKHIKSGGPSAPDTTLLVSSSETIV, from the exons ATGGGGCATCTGAATTTGCAATCTGGATCCTATCCATTTGACAGAGAATTCAAGGGCTGTCCTGTTAAAGCTACCAAAGGTTCTCTTGCATGCATGGTTAATTCTGAAATTGGAGCAGTTTTGGCTGTGATGCGGAGAAACGTAAGGTGGGGCATCCGCTATGTGACAGATGATGATCAATTGGAGCACTCTCTCATTCATTCCTTGAAAGAACTACGGAAACAGATTTTTTCATGGCAAGATAAGTGGGACAATATTGATCCAGCCATCTATCTCATGCCATTTTTGGATGTAATTCGATCTGATGAAACTGGTGCACCAATCACAGGGGTTGCTTTGTCTTCTGTTTACAAAATATTAACCCTTGATGTGCTTGATGTTGATACTGTGAAAGTTGATGAGGCTATGCATCTGATTGTGGATGCTGTCACCACCTGTAGATTTGAGGTGACTGATCCCGCCTCTGAAGAAGTGGCGCTGATGAAAATCCTTCAGGTTCTTTTGGCTTGCATGAAAAGTAGAGCATCATCAAAGTTGAATAATCAACATGTATGCAATATAGTAAATACATGCTTTCGCGTAGTCCATCAAGCCAGTTCTAAAGGAGAATTGCTGCAGAGGATTGCACGCCACACCATGCATGAATTGGTCAGATGTATATTTTCACACCTACCTGATATGGACAACAATGGGGACAAATTTTTTGATAGAGACTCTTCTGTTCCTGGAGAG GTTGATGCACTGAGCAAGGATGATTCTTTTGGAAGTAAACTGCTAGATAATGGGAATGTAAGGGTTGAATCTGATGGTCAATCCGCAACTGTTGATGCAACTAGTGATCTCATGGGAAAATTACAGCATGGCAAGGATGAAGAAAAGATAGATGCTGGTAATGGGATGGAAACTGCTGAAAATGGTGAAAAACTTATGATGGATCCTTTTGGAGTACCTTGTGTGGTGGAAATATTTTCTTTCCTATGCTCTCTTTTGAATCTCATTGAACATATTGAGATTGGTTCGAGATCGAATCCGATAGCATATGATGAAGATGTTCCTCTATTTGCTTTGGGTTTAATTAATTCAGCTATTGAATTGGGTGGCCCCTCGTTCAGCAAACACCCAGCATTATTGTCAGCAATTCAAGGTGAATTGTTCCGTAATTTGATGCAGTTTGGTTTATCAATGAGTCCATTGATTCTTTCAACAGTATGTAGCATTGTTCTCAATCTGTATCATCATTTGCGGGTTGAGTTGAAAGTACAGTTAGAAGCTTTCTTCTCTAATGTGCTTATGAGGATAGCACAAAGCAAGCATGGATCGTCATACCAACTGCAGGAGGTTGCTATGGAGGCTCTGGTTGATCTCTGCAGGCAGCAAACTTTCATGGCTGAAATGTATGCTAGTTTTGATTGTGACATTACCTGCTGTGATGTCTTTGAAGACCTTGCTAATTTATTATCAAAAAACGCCTTTCCGGTAAATGGACCTTTGTCTGCAATGCATATTGTTGCACTGGATGGTCTGATATCCATGATTAAGGATATGGGTGATAGGCTAGGCAATGAGTTATCACTTTCAGAAGAAGCTTTAGAAGATTCTGAGGGGTATAAATCATTCTGGACAATGAAATGTCAAAATTATAGCGACCCTAATTACTGGATTCCACATGTTCGTAAGATGAGACGCATTAAAAGGAGGTTGATGGTTGGAGTGGATCACTTTAACCGGGATCCTAAGAAGGGTCTAGAATTTCTCCAAGGAATAAATCTGCTGCCTGATAAGCTTGAGCCTCAGAGTGTAGCATCTTTCTTTCGGTACACAGCTGGATTAGATAAAAATCTTCTTGGAGATTATCTTGGAAATCATGATGAATTCTGTATTCAGGTGCTTCAGGAATTTGTTAGAACTTTTGATTTTCGGGGCATGAACATGGATACTGCATTGCGTCTTTTCTTAGGAACTTTCAGGTTGCCTGGAGAATCTCAGAAAATACAGAGAGTGCTCGAAGCATTCGCTGATAGATATTATAAGCAGTCACCTCAGATATTGGCAAACAAGGATGCTGCTCTCGTGATGTCATATTCACTTATACTGCTGAACACAGATCAACACAATGTACAGGTTAAGAAAAAGATGACCGAAGAAGATTTCATCCGAAATAATCGACGCACCAATGGTGGAAATGATTTTCCACGAGAATACCTATCTGATCTCTATCGCTCTATCTGTGAGAGTGAAATTCAGATGATTCCTGAGCAAGGTTCTGGTTTTCCATTGATGACATCAGGCCGCTGGATTAATGTACAGCACAAATCAAAAATTACTAGTCCTTTCATTGTCTGTGATTCTCAAGCACTCCTTGACCATGACATGTTTACTATTCTGTCAGGTCCTACAATTGCTGCTATGTCAGTGGTTTTTGATCAGACAGAACATGAGGAGGTTCTAAAAACATGCGTTGAAGGGTATTTGGCAATTGCCAAAATTTCTGCCTCCTACCATTTGGATGATGTATTGGATGATCTAGTTGTGTCTTTGTGCAAGTTCACAGACCACTTGACTCCATTGTCTGTTGATGATGCTATTTTGGTTTTTGGAGATGACACTAAAGCAAGAATGGCGACCACAACGGTTTTCACCATAGTAAATAGGTATGGTGATTATATCCGCAATGGTTGGAAAAACATATTAGATTGTGTCTTGAGCTTCCATAAGCTTGGCCTCTTGCCTGCTCGTCTTGCTAGTGATGCAACTGATGATATGGAGTCGTCTTATGACCTGGAGAGGACAAAGCCCTCACCAAGTCCTTCCTTGACATCAAATACACCATCTGGCATCACTCCTAGAAAATCTTCTGGCTTGATGGGCCGGTTTAGCCTGTTCTTATCCTTTGATGTAGAAGAGCCAAGGTCACTGCCAACTGAGGAACAGCTTGCAGCTCATCAGCGAACTCGTGAAACAATAGAAAGTTGCCACATTGACAGCATATTTACAGAGAGTAAGTTCCTTCAGGCTGAATCGTTATTGCAGCTTGTGAGGTCACTTATCCTAGCTGCAAGCCGTCATTGCAAGGGAACTAGTTCCTCGGAAGATGAAGGTTCTGCAGTGTTTTGCTTGGAGCTGTTGGTTGCAGTTACACTTAATAATCGGGATAGGATTTTGCTTATATGGCAAGAAGTTTATGAGTATATAAACAGTGTTGTTCAGTCAACCACAATGCCATCTGTTGTGGTGGAAAAGGCTGTGTTTGGGCTCCTAAGGATATGTCAGCGGTTGCTTCCCTACAAGGAAAACTTGGCAGATGAGCTCCTCAAGTCACTTCAGCTGATATTGAAACTTGATGCTCGGGTTGCTGATGCTTATTGTGAACCCATTACACAAGAAGTAATGCGTCTTGTGAAAGCAAATGCTGTTCACATCAGATCCCATATGGGTTGGCGCACAATCACTTCCCTTCTATCCATCACCGCTCGTCATCCAGAAGCATCAGAAACTGGATTTGAAACACTTGCATTCATCATGGCTGATGGGGCACACCTTTTGCCATCTAACTATATTCTGTGTGTTGATGCTGCAAGACAGTTTGCCGAGTCCCGATTGGGGGATGTGGAACGATCTATTTCTTCCCTAGATATGATGTCAGGTTCTGTTTTTTGTCTGAGAAGATGGTATTCTGAAGCTAAAGTTTCAGTAAGGAGAGAGGTTGCTGTGAAAGTCAGTGAAGATGTTGGAGAAATGTGGTTGAGGCTGGTGCAAGGATTGAGGAAAGTATGTCTGGATCATAGAGAAGAAGTGAGGAACCATGCTGTTTTGATGTTACAAAGGTGTATGGCAGAAGTGGATGCAATTCACTTTTCAAATGCCCTGTGGTTTCAATGTTTTGATTTAGTGATCTTCACATTGCTTGATGATCTCTTAGACATTTCGCTAGACAGCTCTTCGAAGAATTACAGGCAACTGGAAGAATCACTTGTCTTAGCCATGAAAGTTATGACAAAAGCGTACTTACAGCAACTGCAGGATCTGTCACACCAACCATCCTTTTGTAGACTGTGGCTAGGAGTTCTTAACCGCATGGAGAGATGCATGAAGGCAAAATTTCGAGAAAAACGCGGTGAAAAGATACATGAATTAGTTCCTGAGCTTCTCAAGAACATCCTGCTGGTGATGAAGACAACAGGACTACTCATGCCAAGTGATGACATTGGTGGTGATAGTTTTTGGCAATTAACATGGTTGCATGTGAAGAATATATGTCCATCTTTGCAATCAGAAGTGTTTCCAGATGATGAATTAGAGCAAATGCAGGCGAAGCACATAAAATCAGGAGGCCCTTCCGCACCTGACACGACTCTGCTGGTTTCATCTAGCGAGACGATAGTGTGA
- the LOC136209644 gene encoding ARF guanine-nucleotide exchange factor GNOM-like isoform X2 — protein sequence MGKLQHGKDEEKIDAGNGMETAENGEKLMMDPFGVPCVVEIFSFLCSLLNLIEHIEIGSRSNPIAYDEDVPLFALGLINSAIELGGPSFSKHPALLSAIQGELFRNLMQFGLSMSPLILSTVCSIVLNLYHHLRVELKVQLEAFFSNVLMRIAQSKHGSSYQLQEVAMEALVDLCRQQTFMAEMYASFDCDITCCDVFEDLANLLSKNAFPVNGPLSAMHIVALDGLISMIKDMGDRLGNELSLSEEALEDSEGYKSFWTMKCQNYSDPNYWIPHVRKMRRIKRRLMVGVDHFNRDPKKGLEFLQGINLLPDKLEPQSVASFFRYTAGLDKNLLGDYLGNHDEFCIQVLQEFVRTFDFRGMNMDTALRLFLGTFRLPGESQKIQRVLEAFADRYYKQSPQILANKDAALVMSYSLILLNTDQHNVQVKKKMTEEDFIRNNRRTNGGNDFPREYLSDLYRSICESEIQMIPEQGSGFPLMTSGRWINVQHKSKITSPFIVCDSQALLDHDMFTILSGPTIAAMSVVFDQTEHEEVLKTCVEGYLAIAKISASYHLDDVLDDLVVSLCKFTDHLTPLSVDDAILVFGDDTKARMATTTVFTIVNRYGDYIRNGWKNILDCVLSFHKLGLLPARLASDATDDMESSYDLERTKPSPSPSLTSNTPSGITPRKSSGLMGRFSLFLSFDVEEPRSLPTEEQLAAHQRTRETIESCHIDSIFTESKFLQAESLLQLVRSLILAASRHCKGTSSSEDEGSAVFCLELLVAVTLNNRDRILLIWQEVYEYINSVVQSTTMPSVVVEKAVFGLLRICQRLLPYKENLADELLKSLQLILKLDARVADAYCEPITQEVMRLVKANAVHIRSHMGWRTITSLLSITARHPEASETGFETLAFIMADGAHLLPSNYILCVDAARQFAESRLGDVERSISSLDMMSGSVFCLRRWYSEAKVSVRREVAVKVSEDVGEMWLRLVQGLRKVCLDHREEVRNHAVLMLQRCMAEVDAIHFSNALWFQCFDLVIFTLLDDLLDISLDSSSKNYRQLEESLVLAMKVMTKAYLQQLQDLSHQPSFCRLWLGVLNRMERCMKAKFREKRGEKIHELVPELLKNILLVMKTTGLLMPSDDIGGDSFWQLTWLHVKNICPSLQSEVFPDDELEQMQAKHIKSGGPSAPDTTLLVSSSETIV from the coding sequence ATGGGAAAATTACAGCATGGCAAGGATGAAGAAAAGATAGATGCTGGTAATGGGATGGAAACTGCTGAAAATGGTGAAAAACTTATGATGGATCCTTTTGGAGTACCTTGTGTGGTGGAAATATTTTCTTTCCTATGCTCTCTTTTGAATCTCATTGAACATATTGAGATTGGTTCGAGATCGAATCCGATAGCATATGATGAAGATGTTCCTCTATTTGCTTTGGGTTTAATTAATTCAGCTATTGAATTGGGTGGCCCCTCGTTCAGCAAACACCCAGCATTATTGTCAGCAATTCAAGGTGAATTGTTCCGTAATTTGATGCAGTTTGGTTTATCAATGAGTCCATTGATTCTTTCAACAGTATGTAGCATTGTTCTCAATCTGTATCATCATTTGCGGGTTGAGTTGAAAGTACAGTTAGAAGCTTTCTTCTCTAATGTGCTTATGAGGATAGCACAAAGCAAGCATGGATCGTCATACCAACTGCAGGAGGTTGCTATGGAGGCTCTGGTTGATCTCTGCAGGCAGCAAACTTTCATGGCTGAAATGTATGCTAGTTTTGATTGTGACATTACCTGCTGTGATGTCTTTGAAGACCTTGCTAATTTATTATCAAAAAACGCCTTTCCGGTAAATGGACCTTTGTCTGCAATGCATATTGTTGCACTGGATGGTCTGATATCCATGATTAAGGATATGGGTGATAGGCTAGGCAATGAGTTATCACTTTCAGAAGAAGCTTTAGAAGATTCTGAGGGGTATAAATCATTCTGGACAATGAAATGTCAAAATTATAGCGACCCTAATTACTGGATTCCACATGTTCGTAAGATGAGACGCATTAAAAGGAGGTTGATGGTTGGAGTGGATCACTTTAACCGGGATCCTAAGAAGGGTCTAGAATTTCTCCAAGGAATAAATCTGCTGCCTGATAAGCTTGAGCCTCAGAGTGTAGCATCTTTCTTTCGGTACACAGCTGGATTAGATAAAAATCTTCTTGGAGATTATCTTGGAAATCATGATGAATTCTGTATTCAGGTGCTTCAGGAATTTGTTAGAACTTTTGATTTTCGGGGCATGAACATGGATACTGCATTGCGTCTTTTCTTAGGAACTTTCAGGTTGCCTGGAGAATCTCAGAAAATACAGAGAGTGCTCGAAGCATTCGCTGATAGATATTATAAGCAGTCACCTCAGATATTGGCAAACAAGGATGCTGCTCTCGTGATGTCATATTCACTTATACTGCTGAACACAGATCAACACAATGTACAGGTTAAGAAAAAGATGACCGAAGAAGATTTCATCCGAAATAATCGACGCACCAATGGTGGAAATGATTTTCCACGAGAATACCTATCTGATCTCTATCGCTCTATCTGTGAGAGTGAAATTCAGATGATTCCTGAGCAAGGTTCTGGTTTTCCATTGATGACATCAGGCCGCTGGATTAATGTACAGCACAAATCAAAAATTACTAGTCCTTTCATTGTCTGTGATTCTCAAGCACTCCTTGACCATGACATGTTTACTATTCTGTCAGGTCCTACAATTGCTGCTATGTCAGTGGTTTTTGATCAGACAGAACATGAGGAGGTTCTAAAAACATGCGTTGAAGGGTATTTGGCAATTGCCAAAATTTCTGCCTCCTACCATTTGGATGATGTATTGGATGATCTAGTTGTGTCTTTGTGCAAGTTCACAGACCACTTGACTCCATTGTCTGTTGATGATGCTATTTTGGTTTTTGGAGATGACACTAAAGCAAGAATGGCGACCACAACGGTTTTCACCATAGTAAATAGGTATGGTGATTATATCCGCAATGGTTGGAAAAACATATTAGATTGTGTCTTGAGCTTCCATAAGCTTGGCCTCTTGCCTGCTCGTCTTGCTAGTGATGCAACTGATGATATGGAGTCGTCTTATGACCTGGAGAGGACAAAGCCCTCACCAAGTCCTTCCTTGACATCAAATACACCATCTGGCATCACTCCTAGAAAATCTTCTGGCTTGATGGGCCGGTTTAGCCTGTTCTTATCCTTTGATGTAGAAGAGCCAAGGTCACTGCCAACTGAGGAACAGCTTGCAGCTCATCAGCGAACTCGTGAAACAATAGAAAGTTGCCACATTGACAGCATATTTACAGAGAGTAAGTTCCTTCAGGCTGAATCGTTATTGCAGCTTGTGAGGTCACTTATCCTAGCTGCAAGCCGTCATTGCAAGGGAACTAGTTCCTCGGAAGATGAAGGTTCTGCAGTGTTTTGCTTGGAGCTGTTGGTTGCAGTTACACTTAATAATCGGGATAGGATTTTGCTTATATGGCAAGAAGTTTATGAGTATATAAACAGTGTTGTTCAGTCAACCACAATGCCATCTGTTGTGGTGGAAAAGGCTGTGTTTGGGCTCCTAAGGATATGTCAGCGGTTGCTTCCCTACAAGGAAAACTTGGCAGATGAGCTCCTCAAGTCACTTCAGCTGATATTGAAACTTGATGCTCGGGTTGCTGATGCTTATTGTGAACCCATTACACAAGAAGTAATGCGTCTTGTGAAAGCAAATGCTGTTCACATCAGATCCCATATGGGTTGGCGCACAATCACTTCCCTTCTATCCATCACCGCTCGTCATCCAGAAGCATCAGAAACTGGATTTGAAACACTTGCATTCATCATGGCTGATGGGGCACACCTTTTGCCATCTAACTATATTCTGTGTGTTGATGCTGCAAGACAGTTTGCCGAGTCCCGATTGGGGGATGTGGAACGATCTATTTCTTCCCTAGATATGATGTCAGGTTCTGTTTTTTGTCTGAGAAGATGGTATTCTGAAGCTAAAGTTTCAGTAAGGAGAGAGGTTGCTGTGAAAGTCAGTGAAGATGTTGGAGAAATGTGGTTGAGGCTGGTGCAAGGATTGAGGAAAGTATGTCTGGATCATAGAGAAGAAGTGAGGAACCATGCTGTTTTGATGTTACAAAGGTGTATGGCAGAAGTGGATGCAATTCACTTTTCAAATGCCCTGTGGTTTCAATGTTTTGATTTAGTGATCTTCACATTGCTTGATGATCTCTTAGACATTTCGCTAGACAGCTCTTCGAAGAATTACAGGCAACTGGAAGAATCACTTGTCTTAGCCATGAAAGTTATGACAAAAGCGTACTTACAGCAACTGCAGGATCTGTCACACCAACCATCCTTTTGTAGACTGTGGCTAGGAGTTCTTAACCGCATGGAGAGATGCATGAAGGCAAAATTTCGAGAAAAACGCGGTGAAAAGATACATGAATTAGTTCCTGAGCTTCTCAAGAACATCCTGCTGGTGATGAAGACAACAGGACTACTCATGCCAAGTGATGACATTGGTGGTGATAGTTTTTGGCAATTAACATGGTTGCATGTGAAGAATATATGTCCATCTTTGCAATCAGAAGTGTTTCCAGATGATGAATTAGAGCAAATGCAGGCGAAGCACATAAAATCAGGAGGCCCTTCCGCACCTGACACGACTCTGCTGGTTTCATCTAGCGAGACGATAGTGTGA
- the LOC136209649 gene encoding ARF guanine-nucleotide exchange factor GNL1-like, whose protein sequence is MGHLNLQSGSYPFDREFRGCPVKATKGSLACMVNSEIGAVLAVMQRNVRWGIRYVTDDDQLEHSLIHSLKELRKQIFSWQDKWDNIDPTIYLMPFLDVIRSDETGAPITGVALSSVYKILTLDMLDVDTVEVAEAMHLIVDAVTTSRFEVTDPASEEVALLKIHQVLLGCMKSRASSKLNNQHVCNIVNTCFRVVHEASSKGELLQRIACHTMHELVRCIFSHLPDMDNNGDKLVDRGSSVPGEVDALSKDDSFGSKLLDNGNVRVESDGQSATVDATSDLIGKLQHGKDEEKIDAGNGMETAENGEKLMMDPFGVPCVVEIFSFLCSLLNLIEHIEIGPRSNPIAYDEDVPLFALALINSAIELGGPSFSKHPVLLSLIQG, encoded by the exons ATGGGGCATCTGAATTTGCAGTCTGGATCCTATCCATTTGACAGAGAATTTAGGGGCTGTCCTGTTAAAGCTACCAAAGGTTCTCTTGCATGCATGGTTAATTCTGAAATTGGAGCAGTTTTGGCTGTGATGCAGAGAAACGTAAGGTGGGGCATCCGCTATGTGACAGATGATGATCAATTGGAGCACTCTCTCATTCATTCCTTGAAAGAACTACGGAAACAGATTTTTTCATGGCAAGATAAGTGGGACAATATTGATCCAACCATCTATCTCATGCCATTTTTGGATGTAATTCGATCTGATGAAACTGGTGCACCAATTACAGGGGTTGCTTTGTCTTCTGTTTACAAAATATTAACCCTTGATATGCTTGATGTTGATACTGTGGAAGTTGCTGAGGCTATGCATCTGATTGTGGATGCTGTCACCACCTCTAGATTTGAGGTGACTGATCCCGCATCTGAAGAAGTGGCGCTGCTGAAAATCCATCAGGTTCTTTTGGGTTGCATGAAAAGTAGAGCATCATCAAAGTTGAATAATCAACATGTATGCAATATAGTAAATACATGCTTTCGCGTAGTCCATGAAGCCAGTTCTAAAGGAGAATTGCTCCAGAGGATTGCATGCCACACCATGCATGAATTGGTCAGATGTATATTTTCACACCTACCTGATATGGACAACAATGGGGACAAATTGGTTGATAGAGGCTCTTCTGTTCCTGGAGAG GTTGATGCACTGAGCAAGGATGATTCTTTTGGAAGTAAACTGCTAGATAATGGGAATGTAAGGGTTGAATCTGATGGTCAATCCGCAACTGTTGATGCAACTAGTGATCTCATAGGAAAATTACAGCATGGCAAGGATGAAGAAAAGATAGATGCTGGTAATGGGATGGAAACTGCTGAAAATGGTGAAAAACTTATGATGGATCCTTTTGGAGTACCTTGTGTGGTGGAAATATTTTCTTTCCTATGCTCTCTTTTGAATCTCATTGAACATATTGAGATTGGTCCCAGATCGAATCCGATAGCATATGATGAAGATGTTCCTCTATTTGCTTTGGCTTTAATTAATTCAGCTATTGAATTGGGTGGCCCCTCGTTCAGCAAACACCCAGTATTATTGTCATTAATTCAAG GATGA